The window TTAGCGTAAAACAGGCGGCCGTTATGAATGCGGCTATCGGCAATCGCTTCAAATTAGTTTGCCGACTCTGTTGGGGATGCAACACATTCTGTACTGATACGCTCATGGCAGATCTTACTTTCAATAGATTTTTTCTCATTTGAACTCTAACGCTATCACATCTTTATTGCCGTCCCTACGGCGCTGTCCAAGCAAATTCAATAAATTTGCCAACCTGTCTTCTTGCCCTGCCTCTGCCATTGCCCGCCCAGAAAATTGCATATGTCCATCATGCAAATTCCCCGCTCCACTTAGCAACATTGGTCCCTTGATACTGGTCAATGTAATGTTCGCTGTAGAGCCTTTCCAATCCATCGTCAGCAAATAACTACCTAATGGTTTTATGGGTGATAAACGCGACGCCATTTCATTCATTTCTAAACGCATGGTGCCAATAATATCCAATTTCACGCCCTGTCTTATGAACTGCAAACTATTCCAAGACAAACGCAATTGACCGGACGGACCTATCGTATTTAACGGAGCTCCCAGCCCCTCCAACCGCTCCGGCGGCACAATCAAACTTGAACCACTAACGCTCCATTGACCCAGATTACCTTCTAATTTTATAGCTTGAGATAAAGATGTCGGATTATCCAAATTTATATCAAGCTGCCCCAATATTATTGAGGGTGAAATACGCCAGGTAAAACGTCCTGGAAGCAAGGGAGTTAGCGGAGCATTTCCATTCGGAGCCCCTCCAATAAATGCAGAGCCGCGCCAAAAACTACCTTGGGCATCCCCTAAACTAATACGTCCCATCGTTTGCTTCTCAACCAACAGAGCTAACCAACTTGCCGGCAAAAAAATTAACACTGTAAATACCATGCTGAGAATAGCTGCAAAAACCCAAAGCAATCGACTAATCTTAAACATATCAGAGATTATTCTTTTGCTGCTTTAAGGTGATCGTTACACTGACCTGACCACTCTCTGGCAACGCTGCTAACTTCGCTTCTTCGACCGTTAATCTCGTTGATTTTTGCGCTTCGAGTAACCATTCCATCAAATTGGCATAGGCAACGGTAGCAATCTGAAATCTGACAACATCGTCATTCACAGATAAATTTTGCGCTTTAATGCTACGGCGAGCCAAAGATGTCTCAATCGATTCACGCGACACAGTATCTATATTTTCAGACATAGCGTTGCCGAGTTGCGCGCTTTGCTTACTCATTAAATCCATTTCTGCAACTTGCTGTCTTAATTGCGGTATGGCTTTTTGTAAACTCTGCTTACCTGATAAAGCGGGATTAATGCCAATCACATAAATTAAAGCACAAACTATCGCAAGCAAGGCTAACGACAACATCCAGCGCTCCCGCGGCACACGCTGCTGCCAAAACAAAGATAAGCTTTCTACCAGCATCGAGTTTTTCATTTCAAGCCCCCTGAGTTTGCGGCAGTATTGTTTTTAGCATCAAGACTAAGACCAGTCTTGACCTGTAACAAACCATCTTTAGAGGATACTAAAGTCAAAGATTGCTCTTGTAACGCAGCTTTAAGCTGATCCTGCTGATTAAACGAGCGTGTTTTTATAAACAAACTATGTTCGCGGTATTCCATACTGAGCACGCTAGCTCCTGGGGAAGCACCACTGATTCTGTCCCATATTTGAGAGAACTGGGCAGCGAGAACAACAAAATCGTCTGGCACCGATTGTCCAGCTAGTTTTTTAGATAAACTGATTTTTTGCTGCATTTGCGCTAGCGGATCAATGATGACGGTTTCTTTAGGATAAGCGGCACGATAAGATTGCACTAGTGACGAACTCAGTTGCTGAGCCTCGCGCTTGAGCGAAAACCACTCAAAATTTATGCCAATCAAATTGATGATTAGAACCGCAGCAGCTAAACCTATTGGCCAACGCCATGCAAACAAATCAATCGCCGACGGATTTGCCAAAGCTACGCCGGCCATCAGATCTGGGCTGGCCGGAGTCAGACCAGCAATCCGGTTTTTCCATTGAATTGGCTGCAAGGTAATTCTCTGGGCAAGCTCTATATCTTTTTGTATGGCTTGTTGATAAGCCTCTATTTTTTTAGGCTCAAGATAAACAACAACACTATCTTCTGACAGAAATAACTTCAAAGTCTGTAAAACCGTGTTTAGCTCAACGTCCAATTTCTCATTCACATCAGAGCGCTGAGCTATCTCGTCAACACTCAAACCTAAACCTAAAAAATTACCGTCAAGGCAGCAGGCTGCAAACTCCAGCATATTGCCATCTTGTTCGTACATGACGGTGGCACTATCGTTGTTGTGCTCCATCGCCATTTGCACGGGGTATGCAGAGATTTTTTTTGCACCAAGTTGCAGCATACTTTTGGCAAGTGACTCCATCCAACTTTTGTCAACCACAGCAACTGAGCACATGCCATTAATGACCATAGTCGATTGCAGAATTACATCTGAAGCATCGGTTGCCAACTGATCTTCTAATAAATTTGGTAAAGACTGGCGCAGTTTTGCGGCTGACATTGGTGGCACTTTAGCTTGCAA of the Undibacterium sp. 5I1 genome contains:
- a CDS encoding type II secretion system protein N, which translates into the protein MFKISRLLWVFAAILSMVFTVLIFLPASWLALLVEKQTMGRISLGDAQGSFWRGSAFIGGAPNGNAPLTPLLPGRFTWRISPSIILGQLDINLDNPTSLSQAIKLEGNLGQWSVSGSSLIVPPERLEGLGAPLNTIGPSGQLRLSWNSLQFIRQGVKLDIIGTMRLEMNEMASRLSPIKPLGSYLLTMDWKGSTANITLTSIKGPMLLSGAGNLHDGHMQFSGRAMAEAGQEDRLANLLNLLGQRRRDGNKDVIALEFK
- the gspM gene encoding type II secretion system protein GspM, with amino-acid sequence MKNSMLVESLSLFWQQRVPRERWMLSLALLAIVCALIYVIGINPALSGKQSLQKAIPQLRQQVAEMDLMSKQSAQLGNAMSENIDTVSRESIETSLARRSIKAQNLSVNDDVVRFQIATVAYANLMEWLLEAQKSTRLTVEEAKLAALPESGQVSVTITLKQQKNNL
- the gspL gene encoding type II secretion system protein GspL — translated: MASTLYILSPSKITVQNGNDWTTQARPFALVSNNGTIEQQGHQTLVQLKTMISMARQVILLLAASDVSVLQAKVPPMSAAKLRQSLPNLLEDQLATDASDVILQSTMVINGMCSVAVVDKSWMESLAKSMLQLGAKKISAYPVQMAMEHNNDSATVMYEQDGNMLEFAACCLDGNFLGLGLSVDEIAQRSDVNEKLDVELNTVLQTLKLFLSEDSVVVYLEPKKIEAYQQAIQKDIELAQRITLQPIQWKNRIAGLTPASPDLMAGVALANPSAIDLFAWRWPIGLAAAVLIINLIGINFEWFSLKREAQQLSSSLVQSYRAAYPKETVIIDPLAQMQQKISLSKKLAGQSVPDDFVVLAAQFSQIWDRISGASPGASVLSMEYREHSLFIKTRSFNQQDQLKAALQEQSLTLVSSKDGLLQVKTGLSLDAKNNTAANSGGLK